One region of Campylobacter concisus genomic DNA includes:
- a CDS encoding purine-nucleoside phosphorylase: protein MLVISAGKNEIFDFALPMGVGLVDMAINLTNFLQKRACIGAEEKGINLKNIDPHYLAKIEAKFANSSNPELQNLSQNLSKNPERNLYQMPEKIVFVGSAGLYKDGEILQIYESSVGANIEISSVENRSYSPIEYEISSIVSRGTIKTNSSNFITTDKNLAHKMFEKGYFLENMEFFSVLKAAQIFKIPAYGIFIATNFCNKNAHTDFIKNHAEAKKILTKYIKENM from the coding sequence ATGTTAGTTATCTCAGCAGGAAAAAATGAAATTTTTGACTTTGCTTTGCCAATGGGTGTGGGGCTAGTTGATATGGCGATAAATTTGACAAATTTTTTGCAGAAACGAGCATGTATTGGAGCGGAAGAAAAGGGCATAAATTTAAAAAACATTGATCCTCACTATCTTGCAAAGATCGAGGCTAAATTTGCAAACTCATCAAATCCAGAGCTGCAAAATCTAAGCCAAAATTTGTCAAAAAATCCTGAACGAAATTTATACCAGATGCCAGAAAAAATAGTTTTCGTTGGCTCGGCAGGTCTTTATAAAGACGGTGAAATTTTACAAATTTATGAAAGTTCGGTTGGGGCAAATATTGAAATTTCTAGCGTAGAAAATAGATCTTATTCACCGATTGAGTATGAAATTTCTTCTATAGTTTCACGTGGAACTATCAAAACAAATTCATCAAATTTCATAACTACAGACAAAAATTTGGCTCATAAGATGTTTGAAAAGGGTTATTTTTTAGAAAATATGGAGTTTTTTTCTGTTCTAAAAGCGGCTCAAATTTTTAAAATTCCGGCTTATGGAATTTTCATAGCGACAAATTTTTGTAATAAAAATGCACATACTGATTTTATAAAAAATCACGCAGAGGCCAAGAAAATTCTAACAAAATATATAAAGGAAAATATGTGA